In Magnetococcales bacterium, the genomic stretch GTGAGTTGCCCCCTGGCAAGCAGGGTGCGACGTTCCGCCATCAGTCGTTCGGCGGCCTCGGCCCGCAGTGGAATGCCGAAGAGGTCGCTGGTGAGAATCTGGTCGACGCGCCAGTTGCGGATGTTTTCGGGGTTGTTGTCGATGACGACCTGATCCCCCACCCGGCGCAGCACGGCGATGTTGGTATCGTTTTCCCCCGCCGCCTGGGCGATGAGCGGGCTGTGGGCCGTGGCCACGAACTGGGTTTGAGGAAAGTGTTCGCTCAAATGGCGCATGATCTTGCGTTGCCACACCGGATGCATGTGCAGGTCGATTTCGTCCACCAGCACCACGGCGGGTTCATGCAGCGGTTCCGGGCTCTCCGGGTAGTGTTTGAGCATGCGGTCCGCCAGATCCACCACCCACCCCATCATGGTGCGATAGCCCAGGCTCAAATCCTTGAAGGAGACCCCGCCGTAAGGGGTTTTGAATTCCACCTTGGGGCGGTGCCGTGCGGAGGAGGGTGGCAGGATGCGAATGTCCTCCACATCCGGCAGCAGATCGATCAGGGTTTGCCGGATCTTCTCCAGCCGGGCCTGGGCCTGCTTTTGGAAGGGGGAATCCTTGCTGGCGGTGTAGTCGGCATCCAGAAGCCAGGTTTCCGGGTTGAGCAGAGGGACATCCTCGGTCAGGAGGTGGTTTTCGTTGCTGATCTCTTCGGCGTTGCCGCTTTCCTTGTGCAGGAAGCGGTTGGCGCTGTAGGCCACGACTAGGCCGTCACAGGAAATGGATCGATTATTTTGTGTAAGCGGATCAAAGATTCCAAAACTACTATTGCCATTCGACTCTCTTCTGTATTGACATGATATATAATTATAGTAATAGCCATTGTATATAAACGTATATGTAATGCCTAGATAAAACGAAACCTCTGCATGAAAGTAAGCATTTTTTACATTACAAATTATAGGAATCAATGTTCTATGGAATATTATATCGTTATAATT encodes the following:
- a CDS encoding AAA family ATPase, which encodes MAYSANRFLHKESGNAEEISNENHLLTEDVPLLNPETWLLDADYTASKDSPFQKQAQARLEKIRQTLIDLLPDVEDIRILPPSSARHRPKVEFKTPYGGVSFKDLSLGYRTMMGWVVDLADRMLKHYPESPEPLHEPAVVLVDEIDLHMHPVWQRKIMRHLSEHFPQTQFVATAHSPLIAQAAGENDTNIAVLRRVGDQVVIDNNPENIRNWRVDQILTSDLFGIPLRAEAAERLMAERRTLLARGQLTPEERERLQQVEAELGPLPVGESREERETMDILRAAADLLKQGR